One genomic segment of Erythrobacter aureus includes these proteins:
- a CDS encoding ATP-dependent helicase: protein MNDELIADLNPSQREAVLHTDGPAVVIAGPGSGKTKTLTKRAARLVQSGIAPERILLITFSRASAKEMLSRAKALDNRCQFISGGTFHATATKVINQNAHVFGADKPFTILDPEDVTEIVKRIIAPLKEGDKRNWPRASTIAKIISFAANTKLPIEEAIERKNADYLEFVDEISQTRDLFTTYKLDKGLLDYDDCLIYFAALLEDPTIGPLVRRNWSHIMVDEYQDTNALQLDIVYGLAGEQQNVLIVGDPGQSIYGFRGSAPDTMVGFIKRFPQTRVIKLETNYRSAQEIVDIVNAIDADMEIGFERTLRSNQGPSKSKPEVREVADNVAEAGAIADAIIEDKNEGGEVSNHAVLVRSMSYARRIEAEFISRQIPYRVVGGIRIDEAAHIKDLLSIARVSVNPEHEPAWLRLIQRYPRIGPKSADQIVEQLSKVTDTAEAKRILAKEEAARKTSFDGLGYALSALASSAPPADLLGNVAAIMDPFWETVWKDDWADRRKDIDAVLLIAAEHHTLDDFLTAITLDHSLEKKAAEASQKTDEKPVTISTVHGAKGLEWPTVHCPSFIRGHMPSNYAQSPEDFGEEMRIFYVAVSRAMKNLFFYKPAYDASGSFTTPSDYERLIAPYVSFERLVNQSIPVAGGAVKTNARIDMRSKLLGHVPHN, encoded by the coding sequence GTGAACGACGAACTCATCGCCGACCTCAACCCATCACAGCGCGAGGCCGTCCTTCACACCGACGGACCAGCCGTTGTAATCGCCGGACCTGGCTCGGGCAAGACCAAGACCCTCACCAAGCGCGCTGCTCGGCTGGTCCAGAGCGGCATCGCACCCGAGCGCATTCTTCTGATCACCTTCTCCCGTGCCTCAGCAAAGGAGATGCTCTCGCGCGCCAAGGCTCTCGACAACCGCTGCCAGTTCATTTCGGGCGGCACCTTCCATGCCACCGCCACCAAGGTGATCAACCAGAACGCCCATGTCTTTGGCGCGGACAAGCCCTTCACCATTCTAGACCCCGAAGACGTGACCGAGATCGTGAAGCGCATCATCGCTCCTCTCAAGGAAGGCGATAAGCGCAACTGGCCGCGCGCCTCCACCATAGCGAAAATCATCAGCTTCGCCGCCAACACCAAGCTTCCTATCGAGGAAGCAATCGAGCGGAAGAATGCCGACTATCTCGAATTCGTCGACGAGATCTCACAGACCCGCGACCTCTTCACCACCTACAAGCTCGACAAGGGCCTTCTCGATTACGACGATTGCCTGATCTACTTTGCTGCGCTGCTCGAAGACCCGACCATCGGTCCCCTTGTGCGCCGCAACTGGTCGCACATCATGGTCGACGAATACCAAGACACGAACGCACTGCAACTCGACATCGTCTACGGTCTTGCCGGCGAACAGCAGAACGTCCTTATCGTCGGCGACCCCGGCCAGTCCATCTATGGCTTCCGGGGATCCGCGCCAGATACCATGGTCGGCTTCATCAAGCGCTTCCCCCAGACCCGCGTGATCAAGCTCGAGACCAACTACCGATCCGCGCAGGAAATCGTCGACATCGTGAATGCGATCGACGCCGACATGGAAATCGGCTTTGAACGCACCCTGCGCTCCAACCAGGGCCCTTCGAAGTCCAAGCCGGAAGTCCGAGAAGTCGCAGACAACGTCGCCGAGGCCGGCGCCATCGCCGACGCTATCATCGAAGACAAGAACGAAGGCGGTGAAGTTTCCAATCACGCTGTCCTCGTTCGCTCGATGTCCTACGCCCGTCGCATCGAAGCCGAGTTCATCAGCCGCCAAATCCCGTACCGTGTTGTCGGCGGAATTCGTATCGACGAGGCAGCCCATATCAAGGATCTCCTCTCAATTGCCCGGGTTTCCGTGAATCCTGAGCATGAGCCCGCCTGGCTGCGTCTGATCCAGCGGTATCCGAGGATCGGACCGAAATCCGCTGACCAGATCGTCGAGCAACTCTCGAAGGTCACCGATACCGCGGAAGCGAAGCGCATCCTCGCCAAGGAGGAGGCCGCTCGCAAGACATCCTTCGATGGTCTCGGCTACGCTCTCAGCGCACTCGCATCGAGCGCGCCGCCAGCCGACCTTCTCGGCAATGTCGCCGCCATCATGGACCCCTTCTGGGAGACTGTATGGAAAGACGACTGGGCCGACCGGCGCAAGGATATCGATGCCGTTCTGCTGATCGCAGCGGAACATCACACGCTCGACGACTTCCTCACCGCCATTACTCTCGACCATTCGCTCGAGAAGAAGGCCGCCGAAGCGTCCCAGAAAACCGACGAGAAGCCGGTCACGATCTCTACCGTGCATGGCGCGAAAGGCCTCGAATGGCCCACCGTCCATTGCCCGTCCTTCATTCGTGGTCACATGCCCTCGAATTACGCGCAGTCCCCTGAGGACTTCGGCGAGGAGATGCGCATCTTCTACGTCGCGGTAAGCCGCGCCATGAAGAACCTCTTCTTCTACAAGCCTGCATATGACGCGAGCGGCAGTTTCACCACGCCCTCCGACTATGAGCGCCTGATCGCTCCGTATGTCAGCTTCGAACGGCTGGTGAACCAGAGCATCCCGGTCGCCGGCGGTGCCGTCAAAACCAACGCGCGCATCGACATGCGCTCGAAGCTCCTGGGACACGTCCCTCACAACTGA
- a CDS encoding ribbon-helix-helix domain-containing protein: protein MSTQKSSPAKPTSKPRKQSRAKARDGKKAIVGYFSPELSKQIQILAIQEDKSMQALVGEALDMLLENRGMPPAGER from the coding sequence ATGAGCACTCAGAAATCTTCACCCGCCAAGCCAACTTCCAAGCCAAGGAAGCAGTCACGCGCAAAAGCGCGCGACGGCAAGAAGGCTATCGTCGGGTACTTCTCTCCTGAGCTGAGCAAGCAAATCCAGATACTCGCCATTCAGGAAGATAAGTCGATGCAGGCTCTCGTCGGAGAAGCCCTAGACATGCTTCTCGAAAATCGCGGTATGCCGCCCGCCGGCGAGCGCTGA
- the ligA gene encoding NAD-dependent DNA ligase LigA: MDLFETLDKPETTEAEAKAELETLRADIARHNQLYHGDDNPEISDGDYDALVRRHNELEAAFPSLASADAPTQKVGSAPSPIFGKITHALPMLSLANAFTREDVEEFIATVRSHLGLTADDFISFTAEPKIDGLSLSLRYENGVLVSAATRGDGETGEDVTANALVLDDIPQRLPAPVPDVLEVRGEVYMAKAEFAAINEERAANNKKLVANPRNGASGALRQKDPAKTAQRRLNFFAYATGELSENLGIAQTEVISELERLGFKTNPLFIECSNVDELVEHYEKIGTLRADLEYDIDGVVYKVNEVGRQKKLGNVSRTPRWAIAHKFPAERAITRLNAIDIQVGRTGAQTPVARLEPVTVGGTVISNATLHNEDYIRENDIRVGDLVILQRAGDVIPQILGVAPSDEDRSGREAYVFPTECAACGGHTNRPEGEAVRRCTEGLSCTAQRLERLIHMVSRDALNIEGFGSEAMSEFVEFGLVTEPADIFRLHEKRDKIVNIPGWGTTSVHKLFTAIEERRASPLNRVIYCLGIHQVGRSATRDFARKFQSYDAFIAKVDELIEARNNVEAVMHPDDWKKHYRRTISELAASLEMPGIGPEILGRLLDFYEDETSRAIADRLAEQMTIEDVIHKTTQSALTGKTIVFTGTLETMTRNEAKAMAEGLGAKVSGSVSAKTDMLVYGPGAGSKLKKAQDLGVETITEAEWNERAKPSD, from the coding sequence GTGGACCTTTTCGAAACTCTCGATAAGCCCGAGACCACCGAAGCCGAGGCAAAGGCCGAGCTGGAAACGCTGCGCGCTGACATCGCACGTCACAATCAGCTGTATCACGGCGATGACAATCCCGAGATAAGCGACGGCGACTATGACGCCCTCGTCCGCCGGCATAACGAGCTCGAGGCAGCCTTCCCCTCGCTCGCATCCGCCGATGCACCGACCCAGAAGGTCGGCAGCGCGCCCTCCCCGATCTTCGGGAAGATCACCCATGCTCTTCCCATGCTGAGCCTGGCCAACGCGTTCACTCGCGAAGACGTCGAGGAATTCATCGCGACTGTGCGCTCGCACCTCGGCCTCACGGCTGACGATTTCATCTCCTTCACCGCCGAGCCCAAGATCGACGGTCTCTCGCTCTCGCTTCGTTACGAGAATGGCGTTCTCGTCAGCGCCGCCACCCGCGGCGACGGCGAAACCGGCGAAGACGTCACCGCAAACGCCCTCGTGCTCGATGATATTCCTCAGCGGCTGCCCGCGCCCGTCCCCGACGTGCTCGAGGTCCGCGGCGAGGTCTACATGGCCAAAGCCGAGTTCGCGGCAATCAACGAAGAGCGCGCGGCCAACAACAAGAAGCTCGTCGCCAACCCGCGCAACGGCGCATCTGGTGCGCTTCGTCAGAAGGACCCGGCCAAGACTGCACAGCGCCGGCTCAACTTCTTCGCCTATGCCACCGGTGAGCTGAGCGAGAACCTCGGCATCGCCCAGACCGAAGTCATCTCGGAACTCGAACGCCTCGGCTTCAAGACCAATCCTCTCTTCATCGAATGCTCCAACGTCGATGAACTCGTCGAACATTACGAGAAGATCGGCACCCTGCGCGCTGACCTCGAATACGACATCGACGGTGTGGTCTATAAGGTGAACGAGGTCGGCCGCCAGAAGAAGCTCGGCAACGTCTCGCGCACTCCGCGCTGGGCGATCGCACACAAGTTCCCTGCAGAACGTGCAATCACCCGCCTCAACGCCATCGACATCCAGGTAGGCCGCACAGGCGCCCAGACACCCGTCGCGCGCCTCGAGCCCGTCACTGTCGGCGGAACCGTCATCTCGAACGCCACCCTCCACAACGAGGACTACATCCGCGAGAACGACATCCGCGTCGGCGACCTTGTCATCCTCCAGCGTGCCGGCGACGTTATCCCGCAGATCCTCGGTGTCGCTCCTTCGGACGAAGACCGTAGCGGCCGCGAGGCCTACGTCTTTCCCACCGAATGCGCTGCCTGCGGTGGCCACACCAATCGTCCCGAAGGCGAAGCCGTCCGCCGCTGCACCGAAGGTCTCAGCTGCACCGCCCAGCGCCTTGAGCGCCTGATCCACATGGTCTCGCGTGACGCGCTCAACATCGAAGGCTTCGGCTCGGAAGCCATGAGCGAGTTCGTCGAATTCGGCCTCGTGACCGAACCCGCCGACATTTTCCGCCTCCACGAGAAGCGCGACAAGATCGTGAACATTCCCGGCTGGGGCACCACGAGCGTTCACAAGCTCTTCACCGCAATCGAAGAGCGCCGCGCTTCGCCGCTCAACCGCGTGATCTACTGCCTCGGCATCCACCAAGTCGGCCGTAGCGCCACGCGGGACTTTGCCCGCAAATTCCAGTCGTACGATGCGTTCATCGCCAAAGTCGACGAGCTCATCGAAGCGCGCAACAACGTCGAAGCCGTGATGCATCCCGACGACTGGAAGAAACACTACCGTCGGACCATCTCCGAACTCGCAGCTTCGCTGGAGATGCCTGGCATCGGTCCCGAAATCCTCGGCCGACTGCTCGACTTCTACGAAGACGAGACCAGCCGCGCTATCGCAGACCGCTTGGCTGAGCAGATGACGATCGAGGACGTGATCCACAAAACGACCCAGTCCGCGCTCACCGGCAAGACCATCGTCTTCACCGGCACGCTCGAAACCATGACCCGCAACGAAGCGAAGGCCATGGCAGAAGGCCTCGGCGCCAAGGTCTCCGGCAGCGTATCGGCCAAGACAGACATGCTCGTCTACGGCCCTGGCGCTGGCTCGAAGCTCAAGAAGGCCCAAGACCTCGGCGTGGAAACCATTACCGAAGCCGAATGGAACGAGCGCGCCAAGCCTTCCGACTAA
- the radA gene encoding DNA repair protein RadA, with protein sequence MAKPKKRFVCTACGGASTQWSGQCSDCSEWNTLQEDAGGNVTPFSAKHDLSSGGSKLSMTPLNTQVVMPERLKTGIGELDTVLGGGIVHGSATLLGGEPGIGKSTLLIQTVAQLARAGNKVAYVSGEESDNQVRLRAQRLGLADAPVELASGSSVRDILTTMTELRPEVLIVDSIQTVHSDQIEGAPGTVSQVRACSNELIGFAKKTGTALILVGHVTKDGNIAGPRVLEHMVDTVLSFEGDRSHQFRMLRAVKNRFGGTDEIGVFSMGEKGLEEVTNPSSLFLTERDQAVSGSVVFPALEGTRPVLVEIQALVVRLQSGATPRRSVVGWDNNRLSMVLAVLESRYGLSFSNAEVYLAVSGGYRINDPGADLAVAMALVSALADQPVPNETIAFGEISLSGEIRSIAHMGLRLKEAAKLGFTKAVTPRGIAEPPKGIRVEAHQRMNNMIDDVVKKAG encoded by the coding sequence ATGGCCAAGCCAAAGAAACGCTTTGTCTGCACCGCTTGTGGGGGTGCGAGCACCCAGTGGTCTGGCCAATGCAGTGACTGCTCAGAATGGAATACCCTGCAGGAAGATGCAGGGGGCAATGTAACCCCATTCTCTGCCAAGCATGACCTTTCGAGCGGCGGCTCGAAACTATCGATGACCCCGCTCAACACGCAGGTCGTCATGCCCGAACGTCTCAAGACCGGCATCGGCGAACTCGATACCGTCCTGGGCGGAGGCATCGTTCATGGCTCCGCTACCCTCCTTGGCGGCGAGCCGGGCATCGGCAAGTCGACCCTGCTCATCCAGACCGTCGCGCAGCTCGCGCGCGCCGGCAACAAGGTCGCCTACGTCTCCGGTGAGGAATCCGACAATCAGGTGCGCCTGCGCGCCCAGCGGCTGGGCCTCGCCGATGCACCGGTTGAACTCGCCTCTGGCTCTTCTGTTCGCGATATCCTGACCACCATGACCGAGCTTCGACCCGAAGTTCTCATCGTGGACTCGATCCAGACCGTTCACTCCGACCAGATTGAAGGCGCTCCCGGCACCGTGAGCCAAGTTCGCGCCTGCTCGAACGAACTGATCGGCTTTGCCAAGAAGACCGGCACAGCGCTGATCCTCGTCGGCCACGTCACCAAGGATGGCAACATCGCCGGCCCGCGCGTCCTCGAACACATGGTCGACACCGTCCTCTCCTTTGAGGGTGACCGCAGTCACCAGTTCCGCATGCTGCGGGCCGTGAAGAACCGCTTCGGCGGCACCGACGAGATCGGTGTCTTCTCCATGGGCGAGAAGGGTCTCGAAGAAGTCACCAACCCAAGCAGCCTCTTCCTCACCGAACGCGACCAGGCTGTATCAGGATCGGTCGTCTTTCCGGCTCTTGAAGGCACCCGGCCTGTTCTCGTCGAGATCCAAGCGCTGGTCGTCCGCCTCCAGTCAGGGGCCACGCCGCGCCGTTCCGTCGTCGGCTGGGACAACAACCGCCTCTCGATGGTCCTCGCCGTGCTCGAATCCCGCTACGGCCTCTCCTTCTCGAACGCAGAGGTCTATCTCGCGGTGTCCGGTGGCTACCGCATCAATGACCCGGGCGCGGACCTCGCTGTCGCAATGGCCCTCGTATCCGCCCTTGCCGACCAGCCGGTCCCCAATGAAACGATCGCCTTCGGTGAAATCAGCTTGTCTGGTGAGATCCGCTCCATCGCCCACATGGGCCTTCGCCTGAAGGAAGCCGCCAAGCTCGGCTTTACCAAGGCGGTGACCCCGCGAGGAATTGCCGAACCACCGAAGGGCATTCGCGTCGAAGCGCACCAGCGCATGAACAACATGATCGACGACGTCGTCAAGAAAGCTGGATAA
- a CDS encoding M50 family metallopeptidase: protein MTDFLIAFVAFILMVSTIVSIHEFGHYLAARSFGLIATHFSVGFGPALLSWKDKRGTEWRIAPFLIGGYVKFAGDDEGVEVKPGQKRLNDLPRWPRAAVVAAGPGINFVLAGLLLAGIAYFYGYPAGQPVVESVMPDSPAAEAGLREGDVITRFNNNEIITAYDVRQRIMIAPGETVVIDVDRYGSDYSLTATLNAVSHDDGFGNVSRIGELGVTLPRAFERSPSVGAALTKGVSEGLFVTYSQFMALKQIVTGQRPVVELSGPVRIAKMSGHTISMGFMPFLYMMAILSIGVGIINLLPIPALDGGHLATYAIEGITGRELNAQLAKALTGVGIVVIILFGVLGLSLDYIALS from the coding sequence ATGACCGACTTTCTCATCGCCTTCGTCGCCTTCATCCTCATGGTCTCCACCATCGTGAGCATCCATGAATTCGGGCACTATCTCGCCGCGCGCAGCTTCGGGCTTATCGCAACCCACTTCTCCGTCGGGTTCGGCCCTGCCCTGCTGTCATGGAAGGACAAGCGCGGCACGGAATGGCGCATCGCGCCCTTCCTTATCGGCGGCTACGTCAAGTTCGCTGGTGACGACGAAGGCGTGGAGGTGAAGCCGGGGCAGAAACGCCTCAACGACCTTCCCCGATGGCCGCGGGCCGCGGTCGTTGCGGCTGGTCCGGGCATCAACTTCGTTCTTGCCGGTCTCCTCCTCGCAGGCATTGCCTACTTCTACGGTTATCCTGCCGGCCAGCCGGTCGTTGAATCCGTTATGCCCGATAGTCCCGCGGCTGAAGCTGGTCTGCGCGAAGGCGACGTGATTACGCGCTTCAACAACAACGAAATCATCACCGCATACGACGTGCGCCAGCGCATCATGATCGCACCAGGCGAGACAGTCGTCATCGATGTTGATCGCTACGGAAGCGATTACAGCCTGACCGCGACGCTGAATGCCGTTTCTCACGATGACGGCTTCGGCAATGTAAGCCGGATCGGCGAGTTGGGCGTCACCCTTCCCCGCGCCTTCGAACGGTCCCCAAGCGTCGGTGCCGCTCTCACCAAGGGTGTGAGCGAAGGACTGTTCGTCACCTACAGCCAGTTCATGGCGCTGAAGCAAATCGTCACAGGGCAGCGACCCGTCGTCGAACTCTCTGGCCCTGTCAGGATCGCCAAGATGTCCGGCCACACCATATCGATGGGCTTCATGCCCTTCCTCTACATGATGGCCATTCTCTCGATCGGCGTCGGCATCATCAACCTCCTCCCGATTCCCGCACTCGATGGCGGCCACCTGGCCACCTATGCCATCGAAGGCATCACTGGCCGCGAATTGAATGCTCAGCTTGCCAAGGCTCTCACCGGTGTAGGGATCGTCGTAATCATCCTCTTCGGCGTCCTCGGGCTCTCTCTGGACTATATCGCCCTCTCATGA
- the recJ gene encoding single-stranded-DNA-specific exonuclease RecJ — protein MDVYGLGVAEPVVKPRFVAQENFERFPYVTETTSILENRTSALGRKWSLRDSTGFDYAPESDGPSRLQARVAHARGSSQEDLPGLMNPALKEHMPDPSVLTDMDKAAMRLASAVKHDEVILVFGDYDVDGATSTAIVQRYLASAKAKHVITHVPDRDNGYGFGDDNCAAAIAEKPGVIVLLDCGTQNHETIAKATGEGIDVIVVDHHQPSDTLPNALALVNPHRHDETEDGQKLRNLCTAGLAFMLAAAVNRDLRNAGFFSEGEAPNPSTLLDLVALGTVCDVMKLTGLNRSFVKLGLRRLERKENPGLCALARVSGVREGAGATALGFHLGPRINAGGRIGKARLGADLLASNDPDFCDQVADELNQLNADRRAIENQVLEEATSMVSDDDDIIVVGKEGWHHGVIGIVAGRLKETFNRPAIVIGIDENGIGKGSGRSISGVDLGKAIMDAVKSGHLVAGGGHVMACGLTIEPSKIDGLREHLNATLSAETAQAREQNSTQFDDFVYTSDLTPGFVNEIEQMGPYGQGWPKPRYILGPASIDRIHELKGGHVKFQIADDNGSIDAIAFRAADNGILEALQSGKKLLIAGQADINVWQGRTSMQFLVDDVMEAHPTS, from the coding sequence GTGGATGTTTATGGATTGGGGGTAGCTGAGCCGGTTGTCAAACCCAGATTTGTGGCTCAGGAAAATTTTGAAAGATTCCCTTACGTGACCGAGACAACATCTATTCTCGAAAACCGAACATCCGCCCTTGGCCGCAAATGGTCGCTGCGAGATTCAACTGGGTTTGACTACGCACCGGAGTCTGACGGGCCATCACGGCTTCAGGCGCGCGTCGCGCACGCTCGCGGGAGTTCACAGGAAGATCTACCCGGCCTGATGAACCCTGCGCTCAAGGAGCATATGCCCGACCCCTCTGTCCTCACCGACATGGACAAGGCCGCTATGCGGCTGGCCTCGGCCGTGAAGCATGACGAGGTCATCCTCGTTTTCGGCGACTACGATGTCGACGGAGCGACTTCTACCGCTATCGTCCAGCGCTACCTCGCCTCTGCAAAGGCGAAGCATGTAATCACGCATGTTCCCGATCGCGATAACGGCTACGGCTTCGGCGATGACAACTGCGCCGCAGCCATTGCCGAGAAGCCCGGCGTCATCGTTCTTCTCGACTGCGGCACACAGAACCACGAGACCATCGCCAAGGCCACCGGCGAAGGCATCGATGTAATCGTCGTCGACCATCACCAGCCCTCAGACACTCTTCCCAACGCTCTCGCCCTGGTAAACCCACACCGGCACGACGAGACCGAAGACGGCCAGAAGCTGCGCAATCTCTGTACGGCTGGCTTGGCCTTCATGCTCGCCGCCGCGGTCAATCGCGACCTGCGTAACGCCGGATTCTTCAGCGAAGGCGAAGCGCCCAACCCTTCGACGCTCCTCGACCTCGTTGCTCTCGGCACCGTCTGCGACGTGATGAAGCTCACCGGCCTCAACCGATCATTCGTCAAACTCGGATTGCGACGTCTCGAGCGCAAAGAAAACCCGGGCCTTTGCGCCCTCGCCCGTGTGTCTGGCGTCCGCGAAGGTGCAGGCGCCACCGCCCTTGGCTTCCACCTCGGTCCTCGCATCAACGCCGGCGGCCGCATCGGGAAAGCGCGGCTGGGAGCCGACCTTCTCGCCAGCAATGACCCCGACTTCTGCGACCAGGTTGCAGATGAGCTAAATCAGCTGAACGCCGACCGCCGCGCAATCGAGAACCAAGTCCTCGAAGAAGCCACCTCCATGGTCTCAGACGACGACGACATCATCGTCGTCGGCAAGGAAGGATGGCATCATGGCGTAATCGGCATCGTCGCTGGGCGCCTGAAAGAAACCTTCAACCGCCCCGCAATCGTTATCGGCATCGACGAGAACGGCATCGGCAAAGGCTCCGGCCGTTCCATCTCCGGCGTCGACCTCGGCAAGGCCATTATGGATGCCGTGAAGTCAGGACACCTAGTAGCCGGCGGCGGCCACGTCATGGCATGCGGCCTCACGATCGAGCCTTCGAAAATTGACGGCCTTCGCGAGCATCTCAATGCCACCCTCTCTGCCGAGACCGCGCAGGCCCGCGAGCAAAACAGCACGCAGTTCGATGACTTCGTCTACACATCCGACCTCACGCCCGGTTTCGTCAATGAAATCGAACAGATGGGCCCTTACGGTCAGGGCTGGCCGAAACCTCGATACATCCTTGGCCCCGCTAGCATCGACAGGATTCACGAACTCAAGGGCGGGCACGTCAAATTCCAGATCGCTGACGATAACGGAAGCATCGACGCTATCGCCTTCCGGGCTGCCGACAACGGCATCCTCGAAGCTCTCCAATCGGGAAAGAAGCTGCTGATCGCCGGGCAGGCAGACATCAATGTCTGGCAGGGGCGAACCAGCATGCAGTTCCTGGTCGACGATGTGATGGAGGCCCATCCCACGTCTTAA
- the recD2 gene encoding SF1B family DNA helicase RecD2 yields MTAQAQGLPLPLNTGHEASLEGRVTRMIFDAPDGKMRVFQIQLDDASQMTVRQYDNLQPLKKDDQIKAIGKVVEHKRFGRQFQARDVLRRIPSSPEGVAKVLAGKEFKGIGPKMAQRLADSLGSGVISILNQGDPDGLVAGLIGESKANSLLASWASNMQEHAAHATLADLGVGPHIRKKIIETIPDFEAVLQTEPYRIAKEVDGVGFGTADELAKRAGTYQIDSPQRLEMGIQHALDLAALDGHTGLSYTQLLDKACEVLTFGDRKAVTAVLDREIEEGSLLESPNKLIQKPSLARLETRLARFITRLARSTPPPLNPVSVTSALKSLKKDYGVSDEQFGAVSAALKNSLSVLTGGPGTGKTFTIKAIIETFKKLMAERGQQPRVLLMAPTGLAADRMQDSTGYEASTMHMALQFDPETHGFVHNDQNPFPYDLIVADEFSMSDTRMADAVIRAVAGGKTRLIIVGDPDQLPSVDAGRVLHDLILSGICEVTKLTIVRRTGEGSAIALGAERIKNGKLPEFGQPGKSDLVFIEMDDPQAASDRIIEMVSDKIPTNIGHPTEKIQVLSPGKNSTVGVLALNVALQNALNPVEPIKVAGNDNDRVIIRNGHHARMGDRIMCMKTNYNLNIYNGDAGVITDIEVDPERNAFLHNNFGKKDVALERAYWANLDLAYALTVHKSQGSEYDVVVIPMTTSHWVMLKRNLLYTAVTRAKKLCVIVGSKRALQRAIETLDGTSRQTGLLSRIKAAA; encoded by the coding sequence ATGACCGCACAAGCCCAAGGGCTGCCACTCCCCCTGAACACTGGCCACGAGGCTTCCCTCGAAGGCCGGGTAACGCGCATGATCTTCGATGCGCCCGACGGCAAAATGCGCGTATTCCAGATTCAACTCGACGATGCTTCGCAGATGACTGTCCGCCAATACGACAACCTCCAGCCGCTCAAAAAAGATGACCAGATCAAGGCCATCGGCAAGGTCGTGGAACACAAGAGGTTTGGACGGCAGTTCCAGGCCCGTGACGTTCTCCGTAGAATCCCAAGCAGCCCCGAAGGCGTTGCCAAGGTCCTCGCTGGAAAGGAGTTCAAAGGGATCGGCCCGAAAATGGCCCAGCGTCTGGCTGACAGCCTGGGGTCAGGCGTAATCTCCATCCTCAACCAGGGTGACCCAGATGGTCTGGTCGCAGGCTTGATAGGCGAAAGCAAAGCGAACTCGCTGCTCGCCTCGTGGGCCTCCAACATGCAGGAGCATGCTGCTCACGCCACCCTCGCAGATCTCGGCGTAGGTCCTCATATTCGCAAGAAGATCATCGAGACCATACCAGACTTCGAAGCGGTCCTTCAGACAGAGCCATACCGCATCGCCAAAGAGGTTGATGGCGTAGGCTTCGGCACCGCTGACGAGCTCGCAAAGCGCGCTGGCACATATCAGATCGATTCCCCTCAACGCCTCGAAATGGGGATCCAGCACGCCCTCGACCTCGCTGCCCTCGACGGCCATACGGGGCTTTCCTATACGCAGCTCCTCGACAAGGCCTGCGAAGTCCTAACCTTCGGCGACCGGAAGGCTGTCACTGCTGTTCTCGACCGAGAGATCGAGGAAGGAAGCTTGCTCGAATCCCCGAACAAGCTGATCCAGAAACCCTCCCTCGCCCGTCTCGAAACCCGTCTCGCGCGTTTCATCACCCGCCTTGCGCGCTCAACCCCGCCGCCTCTCAACCCCGTCTCCGTCACGAGCGCCCTCAAGTCCCTCAAGAAGGACTATGGCGTATCTGACGAGCAGTTCGGAGCTGTCAGCGCAGCCCTCAAGAATTCCCTCAGCGTCCTCACCGGGGGGCCGGGCACCGGCAAAACATTCACGATCAAAGCAATCATCGAGACGTTCAAGAAGCTGATGGCTGAGCGCGGTCAGCAGCCGCGCGTGCTTCTCATGGCGCCAACGGGGCTTGCTGCCGACAGGATGCAAGACTCCACGGGGTACGAGGCCAGCACTATGCACATGGCCTTGCAGTTCGATCCAGAAACCCACGGGTTCGTCCATAACGACCAGAACCCCTTCCCCTACGACCTAATCGTCGCAGACGAATTCTCCATGTCCGACACCCGAATGGCAGATGCCGTCATTAGGGCCGTTGCCGGAGGCAAGACCCGCCTCATCATCGTAGGAGACCCCGACCAGCTTCCTTCAGTAGATGCCGGCCGCGTGCTCCACGACCTCATCCTTTCCGGCATTTGCGAAGTCACCAAGCTCACCATCGTTCGCCGCACCGGCGAAGGCTCTGCCATCGCTCTCGGCGCAGAGCGCATCAAGAACGGAAAGCTCCCTGAATTCGGCCAGCCGGGCAAATCCGACCTAGTCTTCATCGAAATGGACGATCCCCAGGCCGCCTCCGATCGCATTATCGAAATGGTTTCCGACAAGATCCCTACGAACATCGGACATCCAACCGAGAAAATTCAGGTGCTCAGCCCCGGGAAGAATTCCACCGTCGGAGTTCTAGCGCTCAATGTCGCGCTGCAAAACGCTCTCAATCCCGTTGAGCCCATCAAAGTCGCCGGCAACGACAATGACCGCGTCATCATTCGCAACGGTCACCATGCCCGCATGGGCGATCGCATTATGTGCATGAAGACCAACTACAACCTCAATATCTACAACGGCGACGCCGGTGTGATCACAGACATTGAGGTCGACCCTGAGCGGAACGCGTTTCTCCATAACAACTTCGGCAAGAAGGATGTCGCTCTCGAGCGCGCCTATTGGGCGAACCTCGATCTCGCTTACGCTCTCACCGTCCACAAGAGCCAAGGCTCCGAATACGACGTCGTCGTGATACCCATGACGACAAGCCACTGGGTGATGCTGAAGCGTAACCTCCTCTACACCGCCGTTACACGAGCCAAAAAGCTCTGCGTCATCGTGGGATCGAAGCGCGCTTTGCAGCGCGCAATCGAAACTCTTGATGGAACTTCTCGACAAACGGGTCTACTTTCCCGTATCAAGGCCGCCGCGTAA